In Camelina sativa cultivar DH55 chromosome 16, Cs, whole genome shotgun sequence, a single window of DNA contains:
- the LOC104751623 gene encoding histone-lysine N-methyltransferase ASHH2-like isoform X2, giving the protein MDCKENGISGSLSGDLNANSLGLKSPPSSSGYNLDSVTSLETPQVASVVKSTKEGQRKCFIDSERMGDEISNCNEHTGNSDDGLDFCCDAEDTQKQEVVSDEVQQSQQFLCDADLLVDCNKLDDGKESQDTKFSLVSIVSGSMQEEGAPQAIVDEGCGGTIFPIGDNGIENESNLLNDDVPEQMGSFETAKHINPDEVGSDGITSTFDAGDKEGRNEPSSDQDSGSSDDISFFQSCPFPDTIMDSGVFGCSPAEDYLNDSSEIEGNLPIVVSPSLAITGMLSNNDGGRCSYDLDDIGHTETVEPDLKLGQQDELDNDLSEKNEKILKDHVGDSSIDSAVAALSMNNGIAADLRAEIFSQISPINENTLGIEANSHITDSSLMWNFPSTFGNGDIEVCNPDNAVEPLRIVDGNGRIGGEVASASGTNFCEIGLSSSRRKSRHGKHCKKAQTKRSAPHPRKSSRKKQSAGNLDSVFKCSKQKRSSLLKTSRSSEWGLPSRTTEIFLQSNNIPYDGPPHHDAQKSQSNPKNGEYNRSSHNGYVEGSNKNIQASSGSCLRLKVKFGGGQNPMNITVSKVSGNSFPANGIVKAGSSLELPGSTNFAVDKLQNGETKEDLEEKNNLVEKVPYLQSSDFMRDEKQDDGGFCRKPGGDVLDDDPHLSTSIMVEECERATGTRSLDAETSPDSEVINSVPDSIVNIEQKGGLHHGVYSAPEDVVGKNRGLEKKDKLSASKSLLENGSHLILSAKKSKDAKSKRKVTKKGKSKLSESAKDRRKNESHEGVEQRQSMNSSNERDDSDHLEVGGIESHKTTGALLDADNGKTSAINGTISSDVNLGELVVDGTIEDSSSSESAWVRCDDCYKWRRIPASVVGSIDESSRWICRNNSDTKFADCSKSQEMSNEDINEELGIGQEEADAYDCDLAKRGKEKEQKSKRLTGKQKACFKAIKTNQFLHRNRKSQTIDEVMVCHCKPPPDGRLGCGEECLNRMLNIECLPSTCPAGELCSNQQFQKRKYVKFERFQSGKKGYGLRLLEDVREGQFLIEYVGEVLDMQSYESRQKEYACKGQKHFYFMTLNGNEVIDAGAKGNLGRFINHSCEPNCRTEKWMVNGEICVGIFSMQDLKKGQELTFDYNYVRVFGAAAKKCYCGSSHCRGYIGGDPLNGDVIIQSDSDEEYPELVILEEDESGEGILDATSKTFIDDVDEQMPQNSEMVNGSKDHAPDNAELQSSVSLPLPDREILPPLQPIGVLKELWSDTPASSVRQEAHVEKKTKSTSPTSNSLSRLSSDGANADKMTKHGSGEDKKILPRPRPRMKTSRSSGSSKRDKGGSLPGVNKAQVIPVSKLQQQPIKSKGSEEVSPSGRVETFEGKLNELLDVAGGISKRRDSAKGYLKLLLLTAASRGTNNEGIQSNRDLSMILDALLKTKSKSVLVDVINKNGLQMLHNIMKQYRSDFKKTPILRKLLKVLEYLATREILALEHIIRRPPCAEMESFKDSILSFTEHEDKQVHQIARKFRDRWIPKPFRKHWPINREERSESMRSPINSRFRASQEPKYNHQSPRPAEPVASVKTSMATTPETASVSEGYSEPNSSLPETNGRKRKSRWDQPSMTKEQRTSNGNQDVQDDLPPGFTSPCTDVPDAITAKPQQKFLSRLPVSYGIPLSIVHQFGSPGKEDPTTWSVAPGMPFYPFPPLPPVSHGEFFAKRNGTVCSSSMGNPTCSIETLPAITEPNQSCCNTSSIAVNDSPAPNRKREFSSYIGTSYFRQQKQNIPPWMRNNGWEKTANSPIPGNLTVEKKLNN; this is encoded by the exons ATGGATTGTAAGGAGAACGGTATTAGTGGCTCTCTTTCTGGCGATTTGAATGCTAATTCTCTGGGTTTAAAGTCTCCTCCGAGTTCTTCTGGGTACAATTTAGATTCAGTCACTAGTTTGGAGACTCCTCAGGTTGCGTCGGTTGTAAAGTCAACTAAGGAGGGTCAAAGGAAGTGCTTTATAGATAGCGAGAGAATGGGAGATGAAATCAGTAACTGTAATGAACATACTGGGAACTCTGATGatggtttagatttttgttGCGACGCTGAAGACACTCAGAAGCAGGAAGTGGTTTCCGATGAGGTTCAACAATCTCAACAATTCCTTTGTGATGCTGATTTACTGGTAGACTGCAACAAGCTGGATGATGGAAAGGAGAGTCAGGACACCAAATTTTCCCTTGTATCCATTGTTTCTGGGAGTATGCAAGAGGAAGGAGCTCCTCAGGCGATAGTAGATGAAGGGTGTGGTGGCACAATATTTCCTATAGGAGACAATGGAATAGAGAATGAATCGAATTTATTGAATGATGATGTACCAGAACAAATGGGGTCTTTCGAAACCGCAAAGCACATAAACCCTGATGAAGTTGGCAGTGATGGTATTACCTCTACCTTTGATGCTGGAGATAAGGAAGGAAGAAATGAACCATCGAGTGATCAAGATTCTGGTTCTTCTGATGATATATCATTCTTTCAGAGTTGTCCGTTTCCAGATACGATAATGGACTCTGGTGTATTTGGCTGTAGCCCTGCAGAAGATTATCTGAATGATTCAAGTGAAATTGAAGGCAATCTGCCTATTGTGGTATCCCCTTCATTAGCTATTACAGGCATGCTAAGTAATAATGACGGTGGCCGATGTTCATATGATCTTGATGACATCGGACACACAGAGACAGTCGAACCGGATTTGAAGCTGGGACAGCAGGATGAGCTTGACAATGATCTTTCCGAAAAGAATGAAAAGATTCTAAAAGATCATGTTGGGGATTCATCAATTGATAGTGCTGTGGCCGCTTTGAGTATGAATAATGGTATAGCTGCTGATCTGAGAGCTGAAATTTTCAGTCAGATATCACCCATAAACGAAAATACTTTAGGTATTGAAGCCAACTCCCATATTACTGACTCTTCTTTGATGTGGAATTTTCCATCGACCTTTGGAAATGGAGACATCGAAGTCTGTAATCCTGACAATGCAGTTGAGCCACTCAGAATAGTGGATGGCAATGGCAGAATAGGTGGTGAAGTTGCTTCTGCATCAGGGACTAATTTTTGTGAAATTGGCTTGTCTTCTTCCCGTAGGAAGTCCCGACATGGTAAACATTGTAAAAAGGCGCAGACAAAAAGGAGTGCCCCCCATCCGAGAAAATCCTCTAGAAAGAAACAATCAGCAGGAAACCTTGATTCAGTTTTTAAGTGCTCAAAGCAGAAGAGGAGCTCTCTTTTAAAAACAAGCCGTTCATCTGAGTGGGGATTGCCTAGCAGGACCACTGAAATCTTCTTACAGAGCAATAATATTCCCTATGATGGACCTCCGCATCATGATGCGCAGAAATCTCAGAGCAATCCTAAAAATGGAGAGTATAATAGAAGTTCTCATAACGGATATGTAGAAGGATCTAACAAAAACATCCAAGCATCAAGTGGCTCTTGCCTACGTTTGAAAGTTAAATTTGGTGGTGGCCAAAATCCTATGAACATTACAGTCTCTAAGGTCAGTGGTAACTCTTTTCCTGCTAATGGTATTGTTAAGGCAGGATCAAGTCTAGAATTGCCAGGATCAACAAATTTTGCTGTGGATAAACTGCAAAATGGGGAAACTAAAGAGGACTTGGAAGAGAAAAACAACCTTGTGGAGAAAGTTCCATATCTGCAATCATCTGATTTTATGAGGGATGAGAAACAAGACGATGGGGGGTTTTGTAGGAAGCCGGGTGGTGATGTTTTAGATGATGACCCACACCTTTCCACTAGTATAATGGTTGAAGAGTGCGAGAGGGCCACTGGGACGCGGTCCCTAGATGCTGAAACTTCACCAGATTCCGAAGTTATTAACTCTGTGCCTGATTCGATTGTTAATATTGAACAGAAAGGGGGTTTGCATCATGGTGTTTACAGCGCTCCAGAAGATGTGGTCGGAAAGAACAGaggattagaaaaaaaagataaattgtcTGCTTCAAAATCTCTTTTGGAAAATGGTTCACATCTAATTCTCAGTGCTAAAAAGAGTAAAGATGCTAAGTCTAAAAGGAAAGTAACAAAGAAAGGGAAATCCAAGCTTTCTGAATCTGCTAAAGACAGGAGAAAAAATGAATCTCATGAGGGAGTAGAGCAACGTCAATCCATGAATAGCAGTAATGAAAGGGATGATAGTGATCATCTTGAAGTAGGGGGGATAGAGTCTCACAAGACAACAG GTGCCCTTCTAGATGCAGATAATGGGAAAACCAGTGCCATTAATGGTACCATATCATCAGATGTGAACCTTGGGGAACTGGTTGTGGACGGTACTATTGAGGATAGCTCTTCCTCAGAGAGTGCCTGGGTTCGATGTGATGATTGCTATAAATGGCGACGGATACCTGCTTCTGTTGTAGGATCAATTGACGAGAGCTCCAGATG GATCTGTAGGAACAACTCAGATACAAAATTTGCGGATTGCTCAAAATCTCAAGAGATGTCAAATGAAGATATTAATGAAGAGTTGGGCATAGGACAGGAGGAAGCAGATGCATATGATTGTGATTTGGCTAAAAGAGGGAAAGAAAAGGAACAGAAGAGCAAGCGTTTGACAG GTAAACAAAAGGCGTGCTTCAAGGCTATAAAAACTAACCAGTTTCTTCATCGCAATCGTAAATCTCAAACAATTGACGAG GTAATGGTTTGTCATTGCAAACCACCACCTGATGGTAGGTTGGGTTGTGGAGAAGAATGCCTCAATAGAATGCTTAACATTGAATGTCTTCCCAGTACGTGCCCGGCTGGCGAATTGTGTTCAAATCAGCAG TTTCAAAAACGGAAGTATGTTAAGTTTGAGAGATTCCAATCTGGTAAGAAGGGTTATGGCCTGAGATTGCTCGAAGATGTACGAGAGGGACAATTCCTTATTGAGTATGTTGGAGAG GTGCTTGATATGCAATCCTACGAGTCTCGCCAAAAGGAATATGCTTGCAAGGGTCAGAAACATTTCTATTTCATGACACTGAATGGGAATGAG GTAATAGATGCTGGTGCCAAGGGAAATTTAGGGCGTTTCATTAACCATAGCTGTGAACCAAACTGTCGTACTGAAAAG TGGATGGTGAATGGTGAAATTTGCGTTGGAATATTCTCCATGCAAGACCTTAAGAAG GGTCAAGAGTTGACATTTGACTACAACTATGTGAGGGTTTTTGGTGCTGCTGCCAAAAAGTGCTATTGCGGATCATCACATTGCCGAGGGTATATTGGGGGGGATCCCCTGAACGGTGATGTAATTATTCAAAGTGATTCAGATGAAGAGTATCCTGAACTTGTGATccttgaagaagatgaaagtggGGAAGGAATCTTAGATGCAACATCTAAGACCTTCATTGATGACGTTGACGAGCAAATGCCACAGAACTCTGAAATGGTTAATGGTTCCAAGGACCATGCTCCTGATAATGCCGAATTACAGAGCTCGGTATCTTTACCACTTCCAGATCGAGAAATTCTTCCACCTCTTCAGCCGATTGGAGTTTTGAAGGAACTTTGGTCAGACACGCCTGCTAGTTCTGTCCGGCAGGAGGCTCATGTTGAAAAGAAGACTAAAAGCACATCTCCCACGTCTAATTCTCTTAGCAGGCTGTCCTCGGATGGTGCAAATGCTGATAAGATGACAAAGCATGGATCGGGGGAAGATAAAAAGATACTTCCACGACCCCGTCCTCGTATGAAAACTTCTCGTTCATCTGGGTCGAGTAAGCGAGACAAAGGAGGTAGTCTTCCTGGTGTTAACAAAGCACAGGTTATACCAGTGAGTAAGTTGCAACAACAGCCCATCAAATCTAAAGGATCAGAGGAAGTTTCTCCCAGCGGACGTGTTGAAACAT TTGAGGGGAAACTGAACGAGTTACTAGATGTTGCGGGAGGGATAAGCAAGCGGAGG GATTCAGCAAAAGGCTACTTAAAACTTCTGCTTCTCACTGCCGCTTCCCGAGGCACGAATAATGAAGGAATTCAAAG CAATCGAGATCTTTCAATGATTCTTGATGCCCTTTTGAAGACAAAGTCAAAATCTGTTTTAGTGGATGTAATCAACAAGAATG GTCTGCAAATGTTACATAATATCATGAAACAATACCGGAGTGATTTTAAAAAGACCCCTATACTCCGGAAACTTCTGAAG GTATTAGAGTATCTTGCTACAAGGGAAATCCTTGCACTGGAGCATATAATCAGAAGGCCTCCGTGTGCAGAGATGGAAAG CTTTAAGGATTCTATTCTATCTTTCACTGAGCATGAGGACAAACAG GTTCATCAAATTGCACGGAAATTCCGAGACAGATGGATCCCTAAACCTTTTAGAAAACATTGGCCCATCAACAGGGAGGAGAGATCCGAGTCTATGAGGTCACCTATAAACAGCAGGTTCAGAGCATCACAAGAGCCTAAATATAATCATCAGTCCCCAAGACCTGCAGAACCAGTTGCGTCTGTCAAAACATCAATGGCTACAACTCCTGAAACAGCATCTGTATCTGAGGGATATTCAGAACCTAATTCCAGTCTCCCTGAGACAAATGGACGCAAGCGCAAAAGCAGATGGGACCAGCCATCTATGACCAAAGAACAAAGAACGTCTAATGGAAATCAGGATGTCCAAGATGACCTTCCACCCGGGTTTACATCACCTTGCACGGATGTGCCTGATGCAATTACTGCGAAGCCGCAACAAAAGTTCCTTTCTCGGTTACCGGTATCCTATGGTATTCCACTTAGCATTGTTCATCAATTTGGTTCACCCGGCAAAGAGGACCCGACCACCTGGTCTGTTGCTCCTGGCATGCCGTTCTATCCATTTCCACCTCTACCCCCAGTGTCTCATGGTGAGTTTTTTGCCAAGAGAAACGGAACAGTCTGTTCCTCCTCCATGGGAAACCCGACTTGCTCCATTGAGACCTTACCGGCTATAACTGAACCCAACCAATCCTGTTGTAACACCTCAAGTATTGCCGTGAATGACTCACCCGCTCCAAACCGGAAGAGAGAGTTTTCATCCTATATAGGAACAAGTTATTTTCGGCAACAGAAACAGAACATTCCCCCATGGATGCGGAACAATGGGTGGGAAAAAACAGCAAACAGCCCTATACCTGGAAATTTAACTGTagagaagaagctcaacaaTTAA
- the LOC104751623 gene encoding histone-lysine N-methyltransferase ASHH2-like isoform X1 codes for MDCKENGISGSLSGDLNANSLGLKSPPSSSGYNLDSVTSLETPQVASVVKSTKEGQRKCFIDSERMGDEISNCNEHTGNSDDGLDFCCDAEDTQKQEVVSDEVQQSQQFLCDADLLVDCNKLDDGKESQDTKFSLVSIVSGSMQEEGAPQAIVDEGCGGTIFPIGDNGIENESNLLNDDVPEQMGSFETAKHINPDEVGSDGITSTFDAGDKEGRNEPSSDQDSGSSDDISFFQSCPFPDTIMDSGVFGCSPAEDYLNDSSEIEGNLPIVVSPSLAITGMLSNNDGGRCSYDLDDIGHTETVEPDLKLGQQDELDNDLSEKNEKILKDHVGDSSIDSAVAALSMNNGIAADLRAEIFSQISPINENTLGIEANSHITDSSLMWNFPSTFGNGDIEVCNPDNAVEPLRIVDGNGRIGGEVASASGTNFCEIGLSSSRRKSRHGKHCKKAQTKRSAPHPRKSSRKKQSAGNLDSVFKCSKQKRSSLLKTSRSSEWGLPSRTTEIFLQSNNIPYDGPPHHDAQKSQSNPKNGEYNRSSHNGYVEGSNKNIQASSGSCLRLKVKFGGGQNPMNITVSKVSGNSFPANGIVKAGSSLELPGSTNFAVDKLQNGETKEDLEEKNNLVEKVPYLQSSDFMRDEKQDDGGFCRKPGGDVLDDDPHLSTSIMVEECERATGTRSLDAETSPDSEVINSVPDSIVNIEQKGGLHHGVYSAPEDVVGKNRGLEKKDKLSASKSLLENGSHLILSAKKSKDAKSKRKVTKKGKSKLSESAKDRRKNESHEGVEQRQSMNSSNERDDSDHLEVGGIESHKTTGALLDADNGKTSAINGTISSDVNLGELVVDGTIEDSSSSESAWVRCDDCYKWRRIPASVVGSIDESSRWICRNNSDTKFADCSKSQEMSNEDINEELGIGQEEADAYDCDLAKRGKEKEQKSKRLTVLAGKQKACFKAIKTNQFLHRNRKSQTIDEVMVCHCKPPPDGRLGCGEECLNRMLNIECLPSTCPAGELCSNQQFQKRKYVKFERFQSGKKGYGLRLLEDVREGQFLIEYVGEVLDMQSYESRQKEYACKGQKHFYFMTLNGNEVIDAGAKGNLGRFINHSCEPNCRTEKWMVNGEICVGIFSMQDLKKGQELTFDYNYVRVFGAAAKKCYCGSSHCRGYIGGDPLNGDVIIQSDSDEEYPELVILEEDESGEGILDATSKTFIDDVDEQMPQNSEMVNGSKDHAPDNAELQSSVSLPLPDREILPPLQPIGVLKELWSDTPASSVRQEAHVEKKTKSTSPTSNSLSRLSSDGANADKMTKHGSGEDKKILPRPRPRMKTSRSSGSSKRDKGGSLPGVNKAQVIPVSKLQQQPIKSKGSEEVSPSGRVETFEGKLNELLDVAGGISKRRDSAKGYLKLLLLTAASRGTNNEGIQSNRDLSMILDALLKTKSKSVLVDVINKNGLQMLHNIMKQYRSDFKKTPILRKLLKVLEYLATREILALEHIIRRPPCAEMESFKDSILSFTEHEDKQVHQIARKFRDRWIPKPFRKHWPINREERSESMRSPINSRFRASQEPKYNHQSPRPAEPVASVKTSMATTPETASVSEGYSEPNSSLPETNGRKRKSRWDQPSMTKEQRTSNGNQDVQDDLPPGFTSPCTDVPDAITAKPQQKFLSRLPVSYGIPLSIVHQFGSPGKEDPTTWSVAPGMPFYPFPPLPPVSHGEFFAKRNGTVCSSSMGNPTCSIETLPAITEPNQSCCNTSSIAVNDSPAPNRKREFSSYIGTSYFRQQKQNIPPWMRNNGWEKTANSPIPGNLTVEKKLNN; via the exons ATGGATTGTAAGGAGAACGGTATTAGTGGCTCTCTTTCTGGCGATTTGAATGCTAATTCTCTGGGTTTAAAGTCTCCTCCGAGTTCTTCTGGGTACAATTTAGATTCAGTCACTAGTTTGGAGACTCCTCAGGTTGCGTCGGTTGTAAAGTCAACTAAGGAGGGTCAAAGGAAGTGCTTTATAGATAGCGAGAGAATGGGAGATGAAATCAGTAACTGTAATGAACATACTGGGAACTCTGATGatggtttagatttttgttGCGACGCTGAAGACACTCAGAAGCAGGAAGTGGTTTCCGATGAGGTTCAACAATCTCAACAATTCCTTTGTGATGCTGATTTACTGGTAGACTGCAACAAGCTGGATGATGGAAAGGAGAGTCAGGACACCAAATTTTCCCTTGTATCCATTGTTTCTGGGAGTATGCAAGAGGAAGGAGCTCCTCAGGCGATAGTAGATGAAGGGTGTGGTGGCACAATATTTCCTATAGGAGACAATGGAATAGAGAATGAATCGAATTTATTGAATGATGATGTACCAGAACAAATGGGGTCTTTCGAAACCGCAAAGCACATAAACCCTGATGAAGTTGGCAGTGATGGTATTACCTCTACCTTTGATGCTGGAGATAAGGAAGGAAGAAATGAACCATCGAGTGATCAAGATTCTGGTTCTTCTGATGATATATCATTCTTTCAGAGTTGTCCGTTTCCAGATACGATAATGGACTCTGGTGTATTTGGCTGTAGCCCTGCAGAAGATTATCTGAATGATTCAAGTGAAATTGAAGGCAATCTGCCTATTGTGGTATCCCCTTCATTAGCTATTACAGGCATGCTAAGTAATAATGACGGTGGCCGATGTTCATATGATCTTGATGACATCGGACACACAGAGACAGTCGAACCGGATTTGAAGCTGGGACAGCAGGATGAGCTTGACAATGATCTTTCCGAAAAGAATGAAAAGATTCTAAAAGATCATGTTGGGGATTCATCAATTGATAGTGCTGTGGCCGCTTTGAGTATGAATAATGGTATAGCTGCTGATCTGAGAGCTGAAATTTTCAGTCAGATATCACCCATAAACGAAAATACTTTAGGTATTGAAGCCAACTCCCATATTACTGACTCTTCTTTGATGTGGAATTTTCCATCGACCTTTGGAAATGGAGACATCGAAGTCTGTAATCCTGACAATGCAGTTGAGCCACTCAGAATAGTGGATGGCAATGGCAGAATAGGTGGTGAAGTTGCTTCTGCATCAGGGACTAATTTTTGTGAAATTGGCTTGTCTTCTTCCCGTAGGAAGTCCCGACATGGTAAACATTGTAAAAAGGCGCAGACAAAAAGGAGTGCCCCCCATCCGAGAAAATCCTCTAGAAAGAAACAATCAGCAGGAAACCTTGATTCAGTTTTTAAGTGCTCAAAGCAGAAGAGGAGCTCTCTTTTAAAAACAAGCCGTTCATCTGAGTGGGGATTGCCTAGCAGGACCACTGAAATCTTCTTACAGAGCAATAATATTCCCTATGATGGACCTCCGCATCATGATGCGCAGAAATCTCAGAGCAATCCTAAAAATGGAGAGTATAATAGAAGTTCTCATAACGGATATGTAGAAGGATCTAACAAAAACATCCAAGCATCAAGTGGCTCTTGCCTACGTTTGAAAGTTAAATTTGGTGGTGGCCAAAATCCTATGAACATTACAGTCTCTAAGGTCAGTGGTAACTCTTTTCCTGCTAATGGTATTGTTAAGGCAGGATCAAGTCTAGAATTGCCAGGATCAACAAATTTTGCTGTGGATAAACTGCAAAATGGGGAAACTAAAGAGGACTTGGAAGAGAAAAACAACCTTGTGGAGAAAGTTCCATATCTGCAATCATCTGATTTTATGAGGGATGAGAAACAAGACGATGGGGGGTTTTGTAGGAAGCCGGGTGGTGATGTTTTAGATGATGACCCACACCTTTCCACTAGTATAATGGTTGAAGAGTGCGAGAGGGCCACTGGGACGCGGTCCCTAGATGCTGAAACTTCACCAGATTCCGAAGTTATTAACTCTGTGCCTGATTCGATTGTTAATATTGAACAGAAAGGGGGTTTGCATCATGGTGTTTACAGCGCTCCAGAAGATGTGGTCGGAAAGAACAGaggattagaaaaaaaagataaattgtcTGCTTCAAAATCTCTTTTGGAAAATGGTTCACATCTAATTCTCAGTGCTAAAAAGAGTAAAGATGCTAAGTCTAAAAGGAAAGTAACAAAGAAAGGGAAATCCAAGCTTTCTGAATCTGCTAAAGACAGGAGAAAAAATGAATCTCATGAGGGAGTAGAGCAACGTCAATCCATGAATAGCAGTAATGAAAGGGATGATAGTGATCATCTTGAAGTAGGGGGGATAGAGTCTCACAAGACAACAG GTGCCCTTCTAGATGCAGATAATGGGAAAACCAGTGCCATTAATGGTACCATATCATCAGATGTGAACCTTGGGGAACTGGTTGTGGACGGTACTATTGAGGATAGCTCTTCCTCAGAGAGTGCCTGGGTTCGATGTGATGATTGCTATAAATGGCGACGGATACCTGCTTCTGTTGTAGGATCAATTGACGAGAGCTCCAGATG GATCTGTAGGAACAACTCAGATACAAAATTTGCGGATTGCTCAAAATCTCAAGAGATGTCAAATGAAGATATTAATGAAGAGTTGGGCATAGGACAGGAGGAAGCAGATGCATATGATTGTGATTTGGCTAAAAGAGGGAAAGAAAAGGAACAGAAGAGCAAGCGTTTGACAG TTCTTGCAGGTAAACAAAAGGCGTGCTTCAAGGCTATAAAAACTAACCAGTTTCTTCATCGCAATCGTAAATCTCAAACAATTGACGAG GTAATGGTTTGTCATTGCAAACCACCACCTGATGGTAGGTTGGGTTGTGGAGAAGAATGCCTCAATAGAATGCTTAACATTGAATGTCTTCCCAGTACGTGCCCGGCTGGCGAATTGTGTTCAAATCAGCAG TTTCAAAAACGGAAGTATGTTAAGTTTGAGAGATTCCAATCTGGTAAGAAGGGTTATGGCCTGAGATTGCTCGAAGATGTACGAGAGGGACAATTCCTTATTGAGTATGTTGGAGAG GTGCTTGATATGCAATCCTACGAGTCTCGCCAAAAGGAATATGCTTGCAAGGGTCAGAAACATTTCTATTTCATGACACTGAATGGGAATGAG GTAATAGATGCTGGTGCCAAGGGAAATTTAGGGCGTTTCATTAACCATAGCTGTGAACCAAACTGTCGTACTGAAAAG TGGATGGTGAATGGTGAAATTTGCGTTGGAATATTCTCCATGCAAGACCTTAAGAAG GGTCAAGAGTTGACATTTGACTACAACTATGTGAGGGTTTTTGGTGCTGCTGCCAAAAAGTGCTATTGCGGATCATCACATTGCCGAGGGTATATTGGGGGGGATCCCCTGAACGGTGATGTAATTATTCAAAGTGATTCAGATGAAGAGTATCCTGAACTTGTGATccttgaagaagatgaaagtggGGAAGGAATCTTAGATGCAACATCTAAGACCTTCATTGATGACGTTGACGAGCAAATGCCACAGAACTCTGAAATGGTTAATGGTTCCAAGGACCATGCTCCTGATAATGCCGAATTACAGAGCTCGGTATCTTTACCACTTCCAGATCGAGAAATTCTTCCACCTCTTCAGCCGATTGGAGTTTTGAAGGAACTTTGGTCAGACACGCCTGCTAGTTCTGTCCGGCAGGAGGCTCATGTTGAAAAGAAGACTAAAAGCACATCTCCCACGTCTAATTCTCTTAGCAGGCTGTCCTCGGATGGTGCAAATGCTGATAAGATGACAAAGCATGGATCGGGGGAAGATAAAAAGATACTTCCACGACCCCGTCCTCGTATGAAAACTTCTCGTTCATCTGGGTCGAGTAAGCGAGACAAAGGAGGTAGTCTTCCTGGTGTTAACAAAGCACAGGTTATACCAGTGAGTAAGTTGCAACAACAGCCCATCAAATCTAAAGGATCAGAGGAAGTTTCTCCCAGCGGACGTGTTGAAACAT TTGAGGGGAAACTGAACGAGTTACTAGATGTTGCGGGAGGGATAAGCAAGCGGAGG GATTCAGCAAAAGGCTACTTAAAACTTCTGCTTCTCACTGCCGCTTCCCGAGGCACGAATAATGAAGGAATTCAAAG CAATCGAGATCTTTCAATGATTCTTGATGCCCTTTTGAAGACAAAGTCAAAATCTGTTTTAGTGGATGTAATCAACAAGAATG GTCTGCAAATGTTACATAATATCATGAAACAATACCGGAGTGATTTTAAAAAGACCCCTATACTCCGGAAACTTCTGAAG GTATTAGAGTATCTTGCTACAAGGGAAATCCTTGCACTGGAGCATATAATCAGAAGGCCTCCGTGTGCAGAGATGGAAAG CTTTAAGGATTCTATTCTATCTTTCACTGAGCATGAGGACAAACAG GTTCATCAAATTGCACGGAAATTCCGAGACAGATGGATCCCTAAACCTTTTAGAAAACATTGGCCCATCAACAGGGAGGAGAGATCCGAGTCTATGAGGTCACCTATAAACAGCAGGTTCAGAGCATCACAAGAGCCTAAATATAATCATCAGTCCCCAAGACCTGCAGAACCAGTTGCGTCTGTCAAAACATCAATGGCTACAACTCCTGAAACAGCATCTGTATCTGAGGGATATTCAGAACCTAATTCCAGTCTCCCTGAGACAAATGGACGCAAGCGCAAAAGCAGATGGGACCAGCCATCTATGACCAAAGAACAAAGAACGTCTAATGGAAATCAGGATGTCCAAGATGACCTTCCACCCGGGTTTACATCACCTTGCACGGATGTGCCTGATGCAATTACTGCGAAGCCGCAACAAAAGTTCCTTTCTCGGTTACCGGTATCCTATGGTATTCCACTTAGCATTGTTCATCAATTTGGTTCACCCGGCAAAGAGGACCCGACCACCTGGTCTGTTGCTCCTGGCATGCCGTTCTATCCATTTCCACCTCTACCCCCAGTGTCTCATGGTGAGTTTTTTGCCAAGAGAAACGGAACAGTCTGTTCCTCCTCCATGGGAAACCCGACTTGCTCCATTGAGACCTTACCGGCTATAACTGAACCCAACCAATCCTGTTGTAACACCTCAAGTATTGCCGTGAATGACTCACCCGCTCCAAACCGGAAGAGAGAGTTTTCATCCTATATAGGAACAAGTTATTTTCGGCAACAGAAACAGAACATTCCCCCATGGATGCGGAACAATGGGTGGGAAAAAACAGCAAACAGCCCTATACCTGGAAATTTAACTGTagagaagaagctcaacaaTTAA